The Bacteroidales bacterium region GCCTTCGGTCAAATCGAAAATTTTGCTAAATTTAGTTATCCGTTTTAGCTTTCGGGGTAAAATGGGTTATTGTTTTAATAATCAGTTTAATACAAATGAAAAAGTTCCTTTTCTTTTCTGTATTTGAGGCAATTTGCCTTTGTTCAGTATTTGCAGATAAACCCCCTGCCAAATTTGGGAAAGTGAGCAAGGAAGAACTGGAGATGAAAATTTACGACAAAGACACTTCGGCCCCGGCAGTGATACTTTGTGATTATGGATATTTTGACGGAATCCAGTTTCAGTTTACCCGGCTTACACGTATAAAGATATTAAAAAAAGAAGGGTTATCATGGAGTAATTATGTACTTCCCACTGAATCGAAATCCGAGGTGAGAGGGATTACCTTCCGTCTGGAGGGTGCGAATGTTGTGGAGGACAAACTGGATAAAAAGTCGGTTTTTCTGGAGCGGGTTACGGAAAACCGGTATCGAACCAGGGTGGCGATGCCCAATGTTCAGGTTGGATCGGTTATTGACATCGAGTACTATTTTACTGGTTTTCCATCTGAATGGAAATTTCAGGAAACTATTCCTGTTGTCTGGAGTGAACTGATTATTGAAGAATCGCAGTACCTGAGGTATCAGAAAAACTTTTTTGGATACGAGCAACTATTTTATACGTCGGGTTCACGCTGGATTGCAAGAGATATGCCTGCTTTCAAGGAAGAACCGTATATCAATTCTGCCAGTAATTACCTTACCAAATTTGAATTTGATATTCTTGACATAAATTTTCCCGGATTTTACAGGTCATTTACCAATACATGGGATAATGTTGCTCAGAGGCTGAGAGAAAACGACTATTTTGGCAAGGCAATTAAGGGATCAGCCTATCTTAACGGTCTTGCAAAAGAAATTTCGGAAAAAAACCTGTCTGAAGAGCAAAAAATTGAGGCGGCCTATAATGCAATAAGGGAAAATATGAAGTGGAACGGAATCCATAGCCTTACTACTTCGTTTACTGAAATGATTTTTTCTTTCAAGAAGAAGTCAGGCAACTCGGCTGACATTAACATCATGCTATTGCAATTACTCGATAAGCTTGGTTTTGAAGTATATCCGGTAGTGCTCAGTACGCGTGACAATGGAGTGCTTTCTCCTATTAATCCCAGTCTTAACAAGCTCAATCATGTAATAGTGTATGTGAAAACAAGCAAAGAATCTTTATTGATTGACGCTACCGAAGATTATATGCCTTATTCCCTCATTCCTTTCAAATGCATTAATTGGCAAGGTCGATTAATTGAAAAAGAAAAAAATGAATGGATTGAACTGAAAACGAAGGGAAAAGATAAATTGATCAGAGTTTACAATCTTGCCTTAACAGATGACCTTACCATGACAGGTGAAATGATATGCGACAGATTTGATTATGCTGCTTACGATTTCAGGAAGGATTTCGGTTCATACAATAGCCGGGATGAATTTCTTACTGAACTGGAAAGGAAAAATCCCGGCTTGAAAATTACGTCTTGCGATATCGAAAACATAGATAGTTTAAGCAAGCCCGTTAAGGAAAGGTACAGGATGACCCTGGCCAATCAGGTAGAAAATGCAGGTAATGAATTTTATCTGTATCCGTTTGTTGGTGAAAAATGGAAGGAAAATCCTTTCAGGAATAGCCTCCGGAAATATCCGGTTGATTTTGGTTACAAGATTGAACATATGGAAGTTTTTTCCTATACATTACCGGATAATTTTGAAGTTGTTTCATTACCTCAATCATTGAAAATAAGTTTACCTGACAATGCAGCCAGTTTTATATGTGATTTTAAATTAATAAATAAACAACTTTTAATCAATACTAAATTATTGGTGAATAAGGAGATGTTTCTGCCGGCTGAATACCCCGGTTTACGCGAGTTTTATGATCAGATGATTAAGAAACAGTCGGAACCTATAGTGTTAAAAAAAATATAATAAATTTTCTGCATAGAAAATTACAAATGATCGCTCTAATTCAAGGTACATAATTTTATGATTTTACAAACGTTGAATGAATTGACGTATGATGAGAACGAACATCATTTCGGGCCTTGCCGCTTTAATATTCCTAATCCAGCCGGTTTGTTCAAAAGAAATAAAATACAGGTTGTCGGATGTAAGTAATGAATTAAAGCAAAATGTCAAGGCTGTAATCCGAAACCACTCGGTAGAACTGGAGATTTTCTCTCCCGAGCAGGCCGTTAAACGGGTAATTTATGCTGTAACTGTGCTTAAGGATAACGGGATGGACAAAGCAAATTTTATGCAGTTTTGTAATAAGTTTATTACCATCAGCAAGATTCATGGTACTGTTTACAATAAGGACGGAGAACCTGTTCAAAGAATTTCGGGAGATGAAATTCTTGATTATAGTGCTATTTCAGGTTTTAGTCTGTACCAGGACAGCCGGGTTAAATTTATTCAGCCCAAATACCGCATCGTACCGTTTACTGTTGAATATACTTATGAAATAAAGTACGATGGGTTACTTTCTTTTCCTGAGTGGATGCCTTGTGAAGATTACAATATTTCTGTCGAGCAATCGTCTGTTACAATTATTACCCCTTCTGCCTATAAATTCAGGTATAAAGAAATGAACCTGAATGCTCAGCCTGAAATTCTGGAGAAAAACCAGAAAAAAATTTACAAATGGCATCTTGTTTCGTTTCCGGCATTGAGCAAGGAAGAATACAGTCTGCCAGTTACGGCCATTGTGCCTGCTGTTTATTTTGCTCCGACGGATTTTGTTATGGATAAATATACCGGAAATTGTGAGACATGGGAAAGTTTCGGTAATTGGTTCCGGAGTTTGAATGAAGGAAAAAATAACCTTACTGAAGAACGAAGGAAGGAAATCCGTAATTTGGTAAATGGTGCTGAAAACGACCGGGACAAGATCAGAATCCTGTATCAGTACATGCAAAACCGCACAAGGTATGTAAGTATTCAACTTGGTATCGGAGGCTGGCAGCCTTTTGATGCTGCTGTTGTTGATAAAACCGGTTACGGAGACTGCAAGGCACTGACCAACTATATGAAAACTCTGCTTGAATGTGCCGGTATCAGATCGTATTATACCCTCGTCAATGCCGGAAGGGATAAAAACGTCTTTCTAAGTGATTTCCCGAGCAATCAGTTTAATCATGTCATTTTGTTTGTTCCGCTCAAAGAAGATACGGTATGGCTTGAATGCACCAGTCAGCATTCGCCGTTTGGTTACCTGGGCACATTTACCGACGACAGGGACGTCCTTGTCATTAGCGAATCAGGGGGTGTTCTGGTAAGGACACCTTCCTTCAGTTCTGAGGAGAACAGCAAAACGTCCAGCATGGAGGTTAAAATCAGTAAGGGGATTTCTTTGGTAAACCTGTGTATCAGTTATAGCGGTATGTTTTACGACGAAATGATGCCGGTTTTCATGGATGACTTTGAAGGACGCAAGAAGAAAGTAGAAAACATACTGAATGTGCAGAATTCTGATATTCGTTCGTTTGAATTTCGGCAGGTTCGTGAGAAGATACCTGCATTAAAATTGGTCGCTGCAATGGAATTCAGAAATCTGAGCACCGAAGTGAACAAAAGACTCATCATTCCTGTAACTTTGTTCAAGAGAACCGAAATTCCATCTCTGTCGGCAAGGGAAAGAAGATCGGATATTTATATTGAACGGTCTTTCTCCGTCTGCGACTCATTGCGATTTGTTCTCCCGGAGCATTATCAGATGGAGCAGATTCCTGAGAACAGACAGTTGGTCTCTCCATATGGTAAATATACCCTGGAACTATCAAAGGATGGCAACCAGATTCTTGCTATAAGGAAGCTGGTTCTCAATAAGGGCATTTATCCACGCCAGGGATACGATCGTTTCTATTCCTTCATTGATAATATCAACAAGCTCGATAACAGCAAAATAATTTTACAAAATGAATAACAACAGCAATAAGGTTTTATTAAACCGATTTCTTTAAGAGTGAGTAAATATTTTTATCTTGCTGGTCAGAAAAATCCAATAAACAAATGCCATGAAACATTCTTATTATTTTTTGCTTTGTATTGCGATTTACAGTTTGGTTAGCTGTACTCCAAAAAGTTCCCAGAAACTTGTATGGAGCGATGAATTTGACTATACGGGTCTTCCTGATCCGGCCCGCTGGTCGTATGATACAGGCGGCCATGGATGGGGCAATAATGAACTGGAGTATTATACCGAAAAGCGGCTTGAGAATGCCCGGGTAGAAAATGGAAATCTTATTATTGAAGCGAGAAAAGAAGATTTCGGGGGAAGGAATTATACTTCAGCCCGGCTGGTAACCAAAGAAAAAGGTGACTGGCTGTACGGAAGGATTGAAGTAAGGGCCAAACTTCCCTCCGGGGTTGGAACCTGGCCTGCCATCTGGATGCTTCCTACCGACTGGGAATATGGTGGTTGGCCTCATAGCGGCGAGATCGACATCATGGAACATGTCGGTTTTAATCCCGGTGTGATTCATGGCACAGTGCATACCGGGGCTTTTAACCATATGATCGGGACCCAGAAAGGGGATACCATCCGGGTAAATGATGCCATGGAAGCTTTCCACATCTATGCCGTGGAATGGACTCCGGAAAAGATCGATTTTTTCGTTGACAAAACCAGGTATTTTACCTTCATGAACTCCGGCAAAGGATCTGACGAGTGGCCTTTTGACAAACGTTTTCACCTTATACTCAATATAGCCGTCGGAGGAAGCTGGGGTGGACAGAAAGGCATTGACAGTACCGCATTTCCTGCGACAATGATGGTGGATTATGTAAGGGTTTACCAATCTAAATAAAGAGCCATTTGTTCCGGATTCAATTTGTGTAGTAACCCGTTGGTAGTGGCTCCGGTGTGATAAATTCCGTATAACTCTGGTTTGTCTTTTGCTTTTTTGGCTTCATAAATCCGGGTAATCTTCCGGGATGTTGTTATAAAAAGAACTGTTATTTATGAAAAAGCTGATAATTTTTTTGCTCGGAGTTTTTGCCGCAGGAGGGGTCGTTTTTCCGCAGGTTCCGGCCGACAGTCTTCTTCCGGTGCGTGGATTCTGCATAGCGGCGCCCAAGTCTGCCGATGTGGATCGTTTCATACGGTTTATCGGGGAGGAGCTGGTTCCCCGGAAGGTAAATACCCTCATCCTCAGGGTAGATTACAGGTATCAGTACGAAAGCCATCCGGAGCTAAGGGAAGAAGGCGCTCTGACAAAGGCAGAAATGCGGAAAATTGTCACGGCCTGTAAAAAGAGCGGAATTGCGCTGATACCTCAGATAAATCTTCTGGGGCATCAGTCCTGGGCCAGTACGCCAAACAAATTGCTTTCGGTGTACCCGGAGTTTGATGAAACTCCCTGGGTAAAAATGCCTGAGAAATATGAATGGCCTAATGCAGACAATCTATATTGCAAAAGTTACTGTCCGTTGCATCCGAGGGTGCATGAGGTAATTTTTGCTCTGGTGGACGAACTATGCGATGTGTGTGAAGCCGGAGCTTTTCATGCCGGCATGGATGAGGTTTTCTACATTGGCGAATCACGGTGCCCCCGATGTGCAGGATATGACAAAGCCGAACTGTTTGCCGGCGAAGTAAGGCTGATCAGGGACCATCTGGCATTAAAGGGCCGCACTTTGTGGATATGGGGTGACAGGCTGATCGACGGGAAAACCACCGGACTGGGAGAATGGGAAGCAAGCTTTAACAGTACGCACAGGGCTGTTGATCTTATCCCTAAAGATGTGGTTATCTGCGACTGGCATTACGAGCAGGCGGTTCCTACTGCCGTTTATTTTGCCATGAAAGGTTTTCGCGTGGTAAGTTGTCCCTGGCGCAGGCCGGAAGTTGCCGTTCAGCAGGTAAACGATATGATTCGTTTCCGGAAAAATTCCCCTCCTGAGATGAGCGGAAGGTTTCAGGGGGTTGTTCAAACGGTGTGGGCAGATGCCGGAGCATTTATGGACGATTTTTACGGAATCAGAAAAAACGAAGAGGAAGATGCCGGAGGCAACCAAACTCCTTCGGCATGTTTCAGGGCTTTATTCAGCGCGATACCTTAGTACCGGCTAACCAAACAGTTTAATAACGGATTCTCCTGAAGTCGATTGTTCCGACTGTTCTGCCCGGCTTACTGCGAATGCTTATATGAAAACGGGTGGGAAAATCATCGGGCTTATCGGTCTGCTGGGATCGTGTGATACGGAATGTCCAGGAATTTCCTACCCTTTCAACAGCTTCAGGAAGCATACGGCCATACATTTCAACATCCCAGTCTTTGAATTCAAGACCCCAGTCCTTTGACCAGTCGCATGTTACCATCCGGAAGCTGATTTCGTATTGTCCGATGTGATCAACATAGGGAGTGAGGTCGAAGATCATCTCTTTCCACTCGTCCGTAAATGTGTTTGCATCCCAGCTGCCAATTGTTATGGTCCGGTTTTCTGATCCCGATGACAAACCGGTAGTTTCATACCCTCTGACATCATAAACGGAAAAGGAGGATAGCACGGGCCGGGCTTTGGCTTCTGTTATTCTGAGCCTGACCTTTTCCAGTCGTTTCTCAGGGAAAGGGTCAATCTTCATTGTTCCGACAGAACTTCCTTCACAAAGTTTAATCCATGCATTATTTGCATACCCCTCCAGTACGTAGGCGCGTATTCTTTGTCCCTTTGCTATGTCTTCCCGGATAATGGCATGATTTATTGAAACCGGCTTGTTAAAGGCCATGATGAACTCATATCCTTCTCCTGAAATGGTTTTTATTGGTTTTTCAAACCTTCTTCTGATTTCTTCCCCGAAGGCTTTATAAATTTTTGCATGCGAAGCGGGGATCAGGCCCGTTGTATCGGGGGTTGAATTCAGGAGCATCACGGCTCCACGGCCGGCCGATTTGTAATAGATGTCCATCAGCTGGTCAACGTTCAGCAGAAGGTGGTCGGTATTGGGAGCCCAGAACCATTTATGTCCCCCGTTTTTCAGCAGAGGAAGGTCAACTTCCACCGGCGCATAAGCATCACCGTCCGGATCGGAGTGCAGGGCAGTTGCTACACCGGTCCTTACATCAGAACTTTTCAGTGTGTACCAGTTGGGGTAAGGAGCTATGCCGTCTTCGTTTCCCACCCATCGGATAGTGGCCTGTGGTCCCTGAAAAATTACAGCATCAGAGGCATATTCCTTCAAAATATCAGATACATCTATTACACAACTCCCATCGAACCATACTTCCTGCATAGGACCGTATTTTGTAAGTACTTCGGTAAGCTGTTGCCGGAATACCTTGTTATAGGCTTCCTGTTTTGCCGGGTCTTTGGTACGTCCTCCGCTGCCGATTCCGGCACCCCAGTTATCATCTCCTGGATAAATATATACTCCAAGTCCAAGGCCATATTTTCGGCAGGAAGCAGACAGGTCAGCCAGCACGTCTCCCTTACCGTTTCGCCAGGGGATGTTCCTCACGCAATAATCGGTTGTATTAGTCTGCCACCAGCAGAAACCTCCTGTATGTTTTGCTACAAACAAAATCATTTTTGCCCCCCATGACCTGGCTACTTCGCACCATTGGTCGGTGTTTAGCAGATAGGGATTCATCCTGGAGAGGGGCAGGGTATGATCATCATACTCCTTCCCGGTCCATGTTGTAGGATTGAAATGAACAAACATGATGCGTTCATACTTTTGCCATCGTAACTGTGGTTTCGACGGGAGGGGTATGTGAAAGGTATCGGTTTGCTGGGCTTCTGCGGGTAATAATATAACAAGGAGGCAGGCACTGAGCCATGCCAGCATATTTACTTTCGGACGGAGCAGGGCTGCTTTTCTCATTCTATTCAACACTGAGAAACAAACTAATTAATTGATTTCAAGAATTTTAATATTACGGAACCATATCGGGGCGTGGGCATGTTTGCCCTGAAAACCTATATGACCCTTTGCTGCTAGCGATGCAACAGGTTTGCTTAGCCAGGAAGGTATTTCAGTGCCGTCAGGGTTCTTTCTGGCATCTGTCCAGAGGTCCATATTCATTTCGGTAATCAGTTCTCCGTTCAGCATAACCCAGATCATGCGGTCCTTGCAGGTAATGGTCATCCGGTTCCATTCCCCGGGTTTCTTTACCAGGCTTTTTGCAGGAGCCAGGTGGCCGAAAATGGCGCCACAATGCCAGCTGGCCGGTGCTTTCGCCCATTCTTCTGCAAAATCATCGGCAATCTGCACTTCCACCGAATTGGGAATCCAGTTGTTTATGTCAGAGCAATGAAGAATGATCCCGCTGTTGGTTCCATGATCTGTTTTAAATTCGAGATCCAGAATGAACGATGCATATTCCTGTTTTGTCCAGATGGCTTCATCTTTCGAGGCAGTGAGAATGCCGTTTTCGTATGTCCATACTCCTTCCGGATAAAGTGCATTTTTCAGATCAGGAGTAAAAAGATCCTTCCATTGGCTTGCATCGGGATGGGTCTTCGGAGGAATTTCCATTTTCTGCGCCCGGGAAGAATAACACAACAAAACGGAAAATAACAGAAAGATAAAATTTCTCATAGTTGATACGATTTAATGCCGTAAATATATATACTTGATTCATTCATTAGTGCATGACAGAGAAATGTTTCCCATAGATGGAACCGTTTAGTTGTTCCGGCTTACTTGTATGTACTTTTATAAACGTCTTGTTTGACAAAAGGATTTCCTGCATATTTACCCCAAAATTTATCTGATTATGCTGGTTAAAAAAGGATTGGTGATTTTGCTTGTGCTGGTAAGTTTCAAAGCTGTTTCGCAGCAGCGGTATTATATTACCAAAAGCTGGCTGTTTATGCCGGGTGACAGCATTGTATATGCCGAAGCGGAATACAACGATGGTCACTGGAAGCTGATAGATGCCGGCAGTCCTTGGCAGGCCTTTGGTTATCAGCAGGCGGGTCATGGATGGTACCGCTATCATCTGAAGGTGCCAACTCAGCTCAAACCGGCTATTCGGAACATGGGCTTCATGAAAATCCATTTCGGAGAAGTGTCGGAGGCGGCACAGTTTTACTTTAACGGACGCGGACTGGGTGAATCAGGCACCCTGCCGCCACGTTTCATTAAGGCTCCTCAGGGGAAAGTTGTGGAATACTATATCAGCGAAAGTGAAATACGCTGGGATACCATCAATATTATCGCGGTTCGGGTTTATTCTTCCGACTCCCTCAAAGGAGGGATTACAAAGGGGCCTTTGTTTTATTATGTTCCGCGTGAACTGAAATAAAGCGGTGTCAGCCGGAAGTAAGAATACCGAAACGGTATTATCAGCACCATTGCGTAAGAAATTGGTAGCTCGCTTTTTAACAGGCACAGAAGGTTGCAACAAAGAAAGAATCGTTAATAGCCTGCTTCGTAAATGGCAGGATGTA contains the following coding sequences:
- a CDS encoding DUF3857 domain-containing protein, with the protein product MMRTNIISGLAALIFLIQPVCSKEIKYRLSDVSNELKQNVKAVIRNHSVELEIFSPEQAVKRVIYAVTVLKDNGMDKANFMQFCNKFITISKIHGTVYNKDGEPVQRISGDEILDYSAISGFSLYQDSRVKFIQPKYRIVPFTVEYTYEIKYDGLLSFPEWMPCEDYNISVEQSSVTIITPSAYKFRYKEMNLNAQPEILEKNQKKIYKWHLVSFPALSKEEYSLPVTAIVPAVYFAPTDFVMDKYTGNCETWESFGNWFRSLNEGKNNLTEERRKEIRNLVNGAENDRDKIRILYQYMQNRTRYVSIQLGIGGWQPFDAAVVDKTGYGDCKALTNYMKTLLECAGIRSYYTLVNAGRDKNVFLSDFPSNQFNHVILFVPLKEDTVWLECTSQHSPFGYLGTFTDDRDVLVISESGGVLVRTPSFSSEENSKTSSMEVKISKGISLVNLCISYSGMFYDEMMPVFMDDFEGRKKKVENILNVQNSDIRSFEFRQVREKIPALKLVAAMEFRNLSTEVNKRLIIPVTLFKRTEIPSLSARERRSDIYIERSFSVCDSLRFVLPEHYQMEQIPENRQLVSPYGKYTLELSKDGNQILAIRKLVLNKGIYPRQGYDRFYSFIDNINKLDNSKIILQNE
- a CDS encoding glycoside hydrolase family 16 protein codes for the protein MKHSYYFLLCIAIYSLVSCTPKSSQKLVWSDEFDYTGLPDPARWSYDTGGHGWGNNELEYYTEKRLENARVENGNLIIEARKEDFGGRNYTSARLVTKEKGDWLYGRIEVRAKLPSGVGTWPAIWMLPTDWEYGGWPHSGEIDIMEHVGFNPGVIHGTVHTGAFNHMIGTQKGDTIRVNDAMEAFHIYAVEWTPEKIDFFVDKTRYFTFMNSGKGSDEWPFDKRFHLILNIAVGGSWGGQKGIDSTAFPATMMVDYVRVYQSK
- a CDS encoding family 20 glycosylhydrolase, encoding MKKLIIFLLGVFAAGGVVFPQVPADSLLPVRGFCIAAPKSADVDRFIRFIGEELVPRKVNTLILRVDYRYQYESHPELREEGALTKAEMRKIVTACKKSGIALIPQINLLGHQSWASTPNKLLSVYPEFDETPWVKMPEKYEWPNADNLYCKSYCPLHPRVHEVIFALVDELCDVCEAGAFHAGMDEVFYIGESRCPRCAGYDKAELFAGEVRLIRDHLALKGRTLWIWGDRLIDGKTTGLGEWEASFNSTHRAVDLIPKDVVICDWHYEQAVPTAVYFAMKGFRVVSCPWRRPEVAVQQVNDMIRFRKNSPPEMSGRFQGVVQTVWADAGAFMDDFYGIRKNEEEDAGGNQTPSACFRALFSAIP
- a CDS encoding alpha-L-fucosidase, with the protein product MRKAALLRPKVNMLAWLSACLLVILLPAEAQQTDTFHIPLPSKPQLRWQKYERIMFVHFNPTTWTGKEYDDHTLPLSRMNPYLLNTDQWCEVARSWGAKMILFVAKHTGGFCWWQTNTTDYCVRNIPWRNGKGDVLADLSASCRKYGLGLGVYIYPGDDNWGAGIGSGGRTKDPAKQEAYNKVFRQQLTEVLTKYGPMQEVWFDGSCVIDVSDILKEYASDAVIFQGPQATIRWVGNEDGIAPYPNWYTLKSSDVRTGVATALHSDPDGDAYAPVEVDLPLLKNGGHKWFWAPNTDHLLLNVDQLMDIYYKSAGRGAVMLLNSTPDTTGLIPASHAKIYKAFGEEIRRRFEKPIKTISGEGYEFIMAFNKPVSINHAIIREDIAKGQRIRAYVLEGYANNAWIKLCEGSSVGTMKIDPFPEKRLEKVRLRITEAKARPVLSSFSVYDVRGYETTGLSSGSENRTITIGSWDANTFTDEWKEMIFDLTPYVDHIGQYEISFRMVTCDWSKDWGLEFKDWDVEMYGRMLPEAVERVGNSWTFRITRSQQTDKPDDFPTRFHISIRSKPGRTVGTIDFRRIRY
- a CDS encoding DUF1080 domain-containing protein, which gives rise to MRNFIFLLFSVLLCYSSRAQKMEIPPKTHPDASQWKDLFTPDLKNALYPEGVWTYENGILTASKDEAIWTKQEYASFILDLEFKTDHGTNSGIILHCSDINNWIPNSVEVQIADDFAEEWAKAPASWHCGAIFGHLAPAKSLVKKPGEWNRMTITCKDRMIWVMLNGELITEMNMDLWTDARKNPDGTEIPSWLSKPVASLAAKGHIGFQGKHAHAPIWFRNIKILEIN